Part of the Drosophila santomea strain STO CAGO 1482 chromosome 2L, Prin_Dsan_1.1, whole genome shotgun sequence genome is shown below.
GGAACTTTCGCTCACGGACATAGTCCAGCAGCGTTCCATTCTCGGCCAGCTGCATGATCAGGTACACCCTGGGTGCAGCATCAAGGGGAATGGAAACGGGCTCATCATCTACGCCATCAAAAGCGACTCACCTGTGACTGGTCTCGATGCTCTGATAGAAGGTTATCAGGTTTTCGTGGTGCAGACCCTTCACCGCCTCGATCTCTCGCGGCAGGAACTTTTGCGTGTACTCGGATGGAGCCTTCACCTTGGATATGATCTTGACGGCCACCCGCTTGCCGTACTCCTCCGAGAAGCCGATCTTGACCTTGGCATAGTTACCAGTGCCAATTACCTTGCCGAGTATAATGCCGTGCTCCTCGAGAATGGTTTTCTGTGGCTTCGACTTGTCGTCGGGTTTTGCCGCAACTGCCCCTGATGTTGCCGCTGGTGGCTTGCTTTGTGGTGGCCGGTCATTGAAGGTATACACCTTCTGCTCCTGGCGACGACCCGAGTTCTGGTCGGTGACGAGGTCCTGCGATGAACTACCGCCAATTACTAGGGGAAAATCGCATTTcgttttgaataaaaatcGAATTATAACCGATCTAAGCACTTACCTTGGTCGTTTTTCCTTCTGGAAGATGTCGCCATTAAAAGGGGTACCACAAGTGCGATTCACCAACGACGCCAATAATTCGGGAATATCGTGAACAAACAAAGtatcattaaatatttatcatattagGAAACCAGAAATTTTGCGACCTTTTCTTTAATACTGTGACATacaatgaaaatatatacttatgtatacatatgtgtattaGAAATAATTTCCAACTTTTGATTAGTCCATCTCAGATCAGAACTTCCATTACAAAAGATTCCTGCAATGCTACTATACTAAACTATgtacaaaattaattttttaaactaCAATTGCAGAACAAGGATTAAAGCAAACCCtgtttataataaattattaacttAATTTGTGGGGTTATTACAATGATATCACGAGTATAATATAGGCTTTGAGTGCGAAAACAAACTCATGCAGATATCAATATATGAAAATTATATCTTTTAGATGTATTGAGTGGgaattttcaaataatcgTTATGCCTAATGATCCTGTCAACGCGAACCAGTTCCTTTGACTTTCCGCATGAGTTGGCAGCACCCGCCCTGCCTTACCGTTACTTTGACAACGGTCAACTGACAAAACAACGAATCCAAAAATTTTACTTAATGCCAGTCACttaaagtaataaaaactGACCAAGAAGCCGACTAATATTAAGTCCAGAGTGATTGAATTGATGGCGGAGGTGCACATAATCGGGCAGATATTGAAAGCAGTTGACTTCGCCGAGCCGCACCTGTACTGCAAGTGGAGTCTGCAGAGCGGTGAGTTACCACGCAGCAAATGTAGTCTCAATTAACCTGATTGCTGATTTCGGTAACGGTAGGAAACGCCTGGCGCCTGGTTCAGGGCGAGGTGCAGGGTCAGAGTCACGTGGCGGCGCACCGACTCCAGAGCAGCTCGGACTTTGCCCAGCCGCTGGACATTCACCTGAGCACCGCCTCCGTCCAGGGCTGGCCCCGCCTGCTGGTGGAAGTGTACGCCGTCAACGTACTGCAACAGTCGTGGCCCGTCGGCTACGGCTTTGTGCACGTGCCGTCCACACCCGGTGTGCATCGCCTGGAGATCGGCACCTGGAAGATTGCACCCAACGGCCTGTGGCAGTCGCTGCGCGAACGTTTCGGTGGCGGAGGAGCGGCCCTCAGCAAGACGGATCTGCTCTACTCGGGTGTTGAGCGGTGAGTCAAGGAGAAGCTAGTGGTAGAAGCATTGCTAtttcatttgtatatatatttctttgtCCAGCTACAAACTGCAAACTCTGAGTTCTGGAAAGGTCATTGTAGAGCTGAATCTAATTTTTCGAAAGTTCGACGAGTACGGCGTGGAGTTCAAGTAGCCATGAAggaggtgctgctgctggccgtgCTGTGCCTGGCCACATACCACACACATGCCATTAAAATTGGAATTTCGCACACTTACAATACCACACTATCGCCAACGGCTTCCACTACCACGGAGCCACCAGCCACGACAGGTGCTCCGAGCAGTGAGGCACCAGTCAGCTCCATCAGCACACTGCCGGAGGCGGAGGTGACCACCACTACTCCTGCAATCACATTTCCACCGCGGGTCCCACAGAAGCCCAAGGTGGCAGTGGCATTGCCAACCACGTCGACGGCTTCCGAGGCGGAGGCGCTACCTTTGAACTCCACAGAAGCGACCACCTCCTTGCCGAAATCCGTGGACCATATCTATTACTACTGCTCCTGCGATCTTCAGGCAGACAGATGCGACCTCAACTGCTGCTGCGACACCGATTGCCCATCCGAAACCCGTCAGGTTTTCAATTGCCTGCCGAGTGCTTTGATACCGCAGCTTGAATCTCGCCTGGAGGATTTCCAATACACCCATGGCTTGCCCACCTGCCAGATCAACGATGGCTGGCTGTGCGTCTTTCGCAGCAAcacaaaagcaacaaagaGCCGTCCGCAAGATATGAATATCGACACCTCGCAGTACAGAAAATGGAGGGATAACTTGGAGTACCAGGAAGCGGACTACACACAGTCTCGTCCAGTAGCTGGACACTACAAGTTCGGACAGCCCCTTCAGTTGTGGCAGCCAGAGACTAATCAATTAGCCACCTTTGAGTTGCCCGCCGCCTACGAAGGTCCCAATTGTCAGTTGAAGCAGTCAATCTGGCACCTGCAGTCGATCAGCAACGTCTGCAGAATGAAGGACTCTGCCCAGTTGCAGGAGAGTATCTGGTGCCTACTGAACCAGACTTCGACCTATGAAGTCCTGTCGAAACCCCGCGATCTGGAGGAACAGGAAGTGAAAGGACTGATCGTCCAGGTCTGCCTAAAGGGAGGCGAGAAGGCATCGCGTTGTCTGGAGCGAGGGAACGATACCCAACTGGACATTATAGTGGATCAAGTGGATCTGCAACTGGTGCACAACTATACACATATTCTAGAAGCAAAGCTCCTTCTGGAGGAGGCCAAACTGACGGAGGATGACAACGAGCCACTTTGGCTGCGCTACAATGTTGAGTTTATAACTCTGAACAAATCGCTGACCAAGCCCACTTCTGGGCCACTCGGTTACCTACCTGGCTCGCCTGTAATCCTGTCCAGACTGTCACCACAGAACAGCAGCCAGGACATGCAGCTAATAAGCTATCATCATTCCAACCGAAACATCAAAGAGTTTCACTGGCTTTCCCTGCCCTCCAGGAAGCCACGAGGCAGCAGCTGCCAACGGAAACTGGACCACAAGGAAGCTCTGCGCTTCGGCGTGGACCTCCTTACCCGCTGCGAACTGCACCACCCGGCGCCCGTGCTCCAGGAACACGCCAACCACACCGAGTACTGCCAGGACTTGCAGGCCCAGATATGGAGCCTGCTGTTGCCCCACAACTGCACCCAGCTGGAGGACGTGGCCAAGATGTTCGTCTCCCAGCTGGGCAGACCGAAGCCGGACAAGTGGCTGCCCATGCAGGTGCGCTACCCGGAGAACGCCCACGAGATGCCACCGCCCGTTCAGGCAGTATACGACGAAATGAGGCAGAGCCTGAGCTGTCGGAACATCTTCCTCAGCATTGGGTACGAGTTCCACGTGGCAGATCTGGCCCTGGTGGAGGGCAGGGCGCCACATCAGCGTGTCCTGCAGCATGCACGCCTGGTGTTGGGCCAGCGGCATGATCTGGAGTTCGACACCAGCGAGATGGAGGTGGCTCTTCCTCTCAGCGTTTCCGCCATGTTCTACCGGATGCACAGGAAGGCCCTGAGCAATGGAGCAGCAGTGGAAACCGCTGGCCATTTCGGGCTGCTGGTAATGATTTATCTAGGAACGGCACTTAGCTCTAGACTGGTATATGGATAAATGAGACTTTTGGAATAAAAGCTTGAAACTAAAGCTGCGTTTAAATGAAAGATACATTATGTAGATGGCTTTGAAAACAGCAGTTTTTAAAGTCTATAAACATTTCTTGACTCTTGCAAGTTGCATAGGTGGAGTAGTAGAAACTATTTTGTATCTTATATCTTTGCTTATATTTATGTTCAACATTTCCCAACACAAAATTGTTTGGAAAGAAATGCCTATTGTTTGAAAATTgctttaaaatgaaattaaactCTTAAAAAATCGTTGGCAAGTGGACAGTGTATTGTTGCGCTCTCCTCGCACGGTCACACTGTGCTTGAGCGGCAAAAGTGAACGAGATGGACGATTGTAAGTGAAGTTTTGAACATAAAGAGcgaaataagtaaaataaagaTTCCCCCAAAGCCGTCAATTTAAGCGTCAGCATGGGCGATGTGGAGGCGTCTATGCTGAATCACAACGTTAGCTTCAGCAGCACCATGGTCACCTCAGCCGGCGATCTCTCGTTGCCCAAGCTGAGCATGACTCTCACGGAGGCGGAGCTGCTAAAGCTGCGTTCCCGGTGTCCAAAGAACGGTGTTGATTCGCCGGATGCATCTGTGGCCATGGAGACAAGCGTGGGTGTCGCATCTGGGCAGGAGGATGTGGAAGCGAAGGAGGAAAGCGTCGTCGACTTAGAGGACACTTTGGAGATGACGTCGAACGGCAACCAGGTGAAGCCGGAAGTCGCAGACCCTGCAGCAGATCCTGCGGCTGATCCTGCGGATTATCCTGTGCCCGAGTATTTCAAGGGCTCCATTGTTGAGCTTGCCCGACGCTGCTGGACCTCGTCAACGGAGGCTCAGCACTACACCAAGGGCTGCTACTGGTCACCGGACGGCACGTGCCTCCTAGTACCCATTCACCTCGATGGCATGCACGTCATGGAAGTACCTGCGGATCTCTACTCCACACCAGCGGTGCCGTCGACACGCCCGCTGAGCAAACTCGAGTCGGCGGTGCACGTGCCCGAGGGCGGAACCGTCTACGACTGTGTGTGGTATCCGCAAATGAACAGCCTGCAACCAGAAACCTGCTTGTGAGTAGACACCTATCTCACGCTCTCTATACCACCAATCCTACATCAGTTGCATTTCGCCTAAGGTGGGTGGCCACGCGGCAACACGAGCCCATACACATGTGGGATGCCTTCGACGGTTCCCTGCGATGCAGCTACAGCGGATATGATGCCGTAGACGAAGTGATGGCGGCCATTTCCTTGGCCTTCTCTCACGACGGCGAGAAGATCTACGCGGGATACAAGCGCTGCATCAAGATCTTCGACACCAGCAGGTCAGTCGGCTCTACTTAGCACCATAGACAAATTAATCCAGCTCCAAGTGCACTCCACAGACCTGGACGTGTTTGCGACGATTACCCCGTGAAGTTTGCCATTTCCTGCATTGCCCAGACCACTGCGCACCCAAACACACTGACCTGCGGCAACTGGCATGGCTACATCCAGCACTTCGACTTGCGGTGCAGCCACAAGCAGGGTCCACTCTTCACGCTGGGCGGGCACAAGGGCGGCATTACACAACTGCGCTACGGCGAGATTGGTGCCGGGGAGTGGCATCTGTTCAGTGGAGCTCGCAAGTGCGGGAAGATCTTGCAGTGGGACATGCGCAACTACAAGAAGCCACTGATGGAGCTGAAGCGCCATGTGGACACCAACCAGCGTATTCAATTCGACTTCACAGCCGACGGCCATTGGCTGGCCAGCGGCGGCACATGGGGATCCGTTAATGTTTGGGATCTACAGAATTGCGGAGATCCCACGATACTGCCTCTGCATTCTGACTGCTGCAACGGTGTGGCCCTCAACCCGGCCATGCCGATTCTGGCCACCAGCTCGGGGCAGTTCCACTTTACAGACCACAGTACCCAACGGGACAACGTCACCTTGAACGGCTCGGAAACGACGGAGTTGCCGGCGTCAGACGAAGTGAATCAAAATCAGCGGGAAGTTATCTATGAGAACGCAGTGGTCCTTTGGTGGTGCGGCCCAACTGGATAGCATATAAAACTGGTGTAGTCGagtaaataatacaaaatccGTCTTTATTCTTGAATCCATTTGGAAATACTAAAGCATCATGACCGGGTCCAGACTGGTTGCCTTCGCCTGCAGGGGTGAATGGGAGTAAGTTGTTGCCTGCTCAATCTGATGGCGTGGCGATAGACTCACCTAGAACCGTTTGAGGAACTCCTCGGCGCAGGTGCGTGCCCTGGCGTTGACCGCCAGTTTCATCTCACTGATCTCCTTGTCGATCTCCTCCATGAAACTGATGACGAAGTCCACCAGCTTGTGCTTGTACATCTGCTCCGTGTGGAAGTTGGTGATGAGGAAGCTGATGTCGTAGCCCTCGATGGGCTTGC
Proteins encoded:
- the LOC120458154 gene encoding telomerase Cajal body protein 1 homolog, giving the protein MDDSVNLSVSMGDVEASMLNHNVSFSSTMVTSAGDLSLPKLSMTLTEAELLKLRSRCPKNGVDSPDASVAMETSVGVASGQEDVEAKEESVVDLEDTLEMTSNGNQVKPEVADPAADPAADPADYPVPEYFKGSIVELARRCWTSSTEAQHYTKGCYWSPDGTCLLVPIHLDGMHVMEVPADLYSTPAVPSTRPLSKLESAVHVPEGGTVYDCVWYPQMNSLQPETCLWVATRQHEPIHMWDAFDGSLRCSYSGYDAVDEVMAAISLAFSHDGEKIYAGYKRCIKIFDTSRPGRVCDDYPVKFAISCIAQTTAHPNTLTCGNWHGYIQHFDLRCSHKQGPLFTLGGHKGGITQLRYGEIGAGEWHLFSGARKCGKILQWDMRNYKKPLMELKRHVDTNQRIQFDFTADGHWLASGGTWGSVNVWDLQNCGDPTILPLHSDCCNGVALNPAMPILATSSGQFHFTDHSTQRDNVTLNGSETTELPASDEVNQNQREVIYENAVVLWWCGPTG
- the LOC120458760 gene encoding B9 domain-containing protein 2, yielding MAEVHIIGQILKAVDFAEPHLYCKWSLQSGNAWRLVQGEVQGQSHVAAHRLQSSSDFAQPLDIHLSTASVQGWPRLLVEVYAVNVLQQSWPVGYGFVHVPSTPGVHRLEIGTWKIAPNGLWQSLRERFGGGGAALSKTDLLYSGVERYKLQTLSSGKVIVELNLIFRKFDEYGVEFK
- the LOC120444015 gene encoding tectonic; its protein translation is MKEVLLLAVLCLATYHTHAIKIGISHTYNTTLSPTASTTTEPPATTGAPSSEAPVSSISTLPEAEVTTTTPAITFPPRVPQKPKVAVALPTTSTASEAEALPLNSTEATTSLPKSVDHIYYYCSCDLQADRCDLNCCCDTDCPSETRQVFNCLPSALIPQLESRLEDFQYTHGLPTCQINDGWLCVFRSNTKATKSRPQDMNIDTSQYRKWRDNLEYQEADYTQSRPVAGHYKFGQPLQLWQPETNQLATFELPAAYEGPNCQLKQSIWHLQSISNVCRMKDSAQLQESIWCLLNQTSTYEVLSKPRDLEEQEVKGLIVQVCLKGGEKASRCLERGNDTQLDIIVDQVDLQLVHNYTHILEAKLLLEEAKLTEDDNEPLWLRYNVEFITLNKSLTKPTSGPLGYLPGSPVILSRLSPQNSSQDMQLISYHHSNRNIKEFHWLSLPSRKPRGSSCQRKLDHKEALRFGVDLLTRCELHHPAPVLQEHANHTEYCQDLQAQIWSLLLPHNCTQLEDVAKMFVSQLGRPKPDKWLPMQVRYPENAHEMPPPVQAVYDEMRQSLSCRNIFLSIGYEFHVADLALVEGRAPHQRVLQHARLVLGQRHDLEFDTSEMEVALPLSVSAMFYRMHRKALSNGAAVETAGHFGLLVMIYLGTALSSRLVYG
- the LOC120443700 gene encoding testis-specific serine/threonine-protein kinase 4, producing MATSSRRKNDQVIGGSSSQDLVTDQNSGRRQEQKVYTFNDRPPQSKPPAATSGAVAAKPDDKSKPQKTILEEHGIILGKVIGTGNYAKVKIGFSEEYGKRVAVKIISKVKAPSEYTQKFLPREIEAVKGLHHENLITFYQSIETSHRVYLIMQLAENGTLLDYVRERKFLDEPQSRTLFKQLVSAVEYIHSKGVVHRDIKCENLLLDENWNLKLIDFGFARKDTRTSDNQVILSKTFCGSYAYASPEILKGVAYDPFMSDIWACGVVCYAMVFGRLPYDGSNVHILLKRINQSLVFPKSPSASSECKHMIMHILAPVKIRYNIPQVKEDPWYSPSK